The genomic interval GCCCAAGTACAGCACGCGCTACGATCATCTGGTCGATGAGGCGCTGCAGCAGGTGATGGATGAAATCCTGGAGCGAGAACCTCGCCTGACTTTTGCGCTGGTCATCGACCTGAACTCCTACGCCCCCATTCACAACCGACGTTTCTGCCAGGACTGGACGGGCGACCCGAAGAAGGATCTGGTGGGCAACCGCATCAAGCGATTTTTCTTCGATAAGGGCGTGCTGGTGCGTGGTGCCCGGGTCGGTCTACCCCGCGCCGCCGTGACGCTGCCCAACAGGGCACGCCGCGAGGACTTCCTTCGCGTGTGCGATCTGCGGGAGCGTCCGGAAGAGCGCGACGTGTTTCTGGTGCAGACCTACGCCCGCGACACGGGCCAGGTGCTCAGCGCCCTGACCGTCCCGCTCTACGTCAAAGGGCACCGCTACGGGGCCGTGTTGCTGGGCTGGGATCCGGAGCGCGTCGACTGATCAGGGGTGGATGCGCTGGCCGACCTGGCCCATGGCCACGCGCAGCCGGTTGCGGGCACGTTCCAGGGCCGCCTCGGCCTCGGCCCGCTCCTCGGGCGTCTGGGCTTTCTGGAGGCGTTCGAGTGCCCGCTGCTCGGCCGCCCGCGCCCGCTCGATGTCGATCTCGGACGCCGGCTCGGCCGTTTCGGCCAGGATCGTCACCGTGTTGCCCAGCACCTCGACAAAGCCGCCGCTCGTGGCAAACGTGATGCGCTCACCCGAGGGCGTCGTCACGAAGATCGGCCCCACCGTGATGGCGGCCACCATGGGCGCGTGGTTGTAGAGCACTTCGAACGAGCCTTCCACGCCGGGCGCGCGCACGCTGAGCGCCTCGCCCCGGAAGACGCGTCGGTCGGGCGCCACGATTTCCACGAAAAGCGTCCGTGCCATGATCAGGCCTCGGCTTCTTTGAGCATCTTTTCGCCCGCTTCGATCACCTCTTCGATGGTGCCGCGCAGCAGGAAGGCGCGCTCGGGCAGGTGGTCCAGCTCGCCGTCGAGGATCATGCGGAAGCCCCGCACCGTGTCCTCGATCTTGACGTACTTGCCGGGGATGCCCGTGAACTGCTCGGCCACGAAGAACGGCTGGCTCAGGAAGCGCTGCACACGGCGGGCCCGGTGCACCACGAGCTTGTCTTCTTCGGAGAGCTCGTCCATACCCAGGATGGCGATGATGTCCTGCAGCTCCTTGTAGCGCTGCAGAATCTGCTTGACCTCCTGCGCCACCCGGTAGTGCTCCTCACCCACGATGTTCGGATCCAGGATACGGCTGGTCGACTCGAGCGGATCGACGGCCGGATAGATACCCTGCGCGGCGAGCTGACGGCTGAGCACCGTCGTGGCGTCCAGGTGGGCGAACGTCGTGGCCGGCGCGGGGTCGGTCAGGTCGTCGGCCGGCACATAGATGGCCTGGAACGAGGTGATCGCGCCGTGCTTGGTCGAGGTGATACGCTCCTGCAGCTCACCCATTTCGGTAGCCAGCGTGGGCTGGTAACCCACGGCCGAAGGCATGCGGCCCAGCAACGCCGACACCTCGGAACCGGCCTGGGTGAAACGGAAGATGTTGTCGATGAAGAGCAGCACGTCGCGGCCGCCCAGGTCGCGGAAGTATTCGGCAATGGCCAGGCCCGTCAGCGCCACACGGGCACGGGCACCCGGCGGCTCGTTCATCTGACCGAAGACGAGCGTGGCCTGGCTCTTCTTCAGCTCCTCGAAGTCCACCTTCGACAGGTCCCAGCCGCCCGCCTTCATCGACTCCAGGAATTCTTCGCCGTAGCGGATGACCTTGCTCTCGAGCATTTCGCGGAGCAGGTCGTTCCCCTCACGCGTGCGCTCGCCCACGCCGGCAAAGACCGAAAGGCCTTCGTGCGCCTTGGCGATGTTGTTGATCAGCTCCATGATGAGCACGGTCTTGCCGACGCCGGCGCCGCCGAACAGCCCGACCTTTCCACCGCGCATCACCGGCTGGATCAGGTCGATCACCTTGATGCCGGTCTCCAGCATCTCGACCCGCGTGGCCAGCTCCTCGAAGGGTGGGGCCGGCGCATGGATGGGACGATAGCCTTCGGCTTTGGGCTGAGGCAGGCCATCGATGGCCTGACCGACCACGTTGAAGAGGCGCCCCCGGATCTCCGTACCGGTGGGGACGGAGATGGGACGATCCAGGTTGCGCACGGGCGTACCGCGCGTCAGCCCGTCGGTCGAGTCCATCGCAATAGCCCGCACCCGGTTTTCACCCAGGTGCTGCTCGACCTCCAGCACCAGTTCGCTTCCGTCCTCGAGCGTGATGACCAGCGCGTCGTAAATCTCGGGAAGATGTCCTTCGGGAAACTCCACATCGACCACCGGGCCGATGATCTGGACAACCCGGCCGACCGCCTGATCCGTCTTGATCTCCATGCCGAATACTTGTTTCGTTTAGCGATCCGTATCCTGGAAAAGGGTGCCCACTACCTGCAGGCCTTATAAGATAACGCTTCCCGCAGGCAATGCAGCCGTGCAACGGCCAAAACTACCGGATTGATCTCAAAGAATCCGGGAAATTTGGCAAGAACAATGACGTAGCCCGTCGCTTTGCCTGCGGCGAGCACATTGCACCGATCGTTGCCGGTTATTACCTTGCCCGGACGAATACACGAAGTACGACGCCGTATGCAGAAGATTCGACGTGCCTGCTTGCTTGTTGCGCTGGGGCTGGCACCCGCACTGGCCGCCCAGCCGTTGCAGTCGCCCGAGGAGTTTCTGGGCTACCCGCCGGGCGCGCGTTTTACCCCGCACCACCGGGTGGTAGATTATTTCGAATACGTGGCGCGCACCTCGCCGCGTGTGCAGCTTGTGCAGTACGGGGAGACCTACGAGGGCCGGCCGCTGCTATTGGCCATCATCTCGTCGCCGGAAAACCTGGCGCGTATCGAGGCGCTTCGGGAGGATAATCTTCGTCGGGCCGGTCGCCTGTCCGGCACGCCGGACCCCGACGGACCGGTGTTCGTCTGGCTCAGTTACAACGTACATGGCAACGAGGCTGTCAGCACCGAGGCGGCCCTGCTGACGCTCTATGCGCTGGCACATCCCGACAGCCAGCGCACGGATGCCTGGCTCAAGCAGGCCGTCGTGCTACTGGACCCGTGCCTGAACCCGGACGGCCGCGAACGCTACGTGCAGTGGTACCATCGCATGCTGGGCGTGCGACCCGACCCGGATCCGGTCGCCCGGGAGCACCACGAACCCTGGCCTGGCGGCCGCACCAACCACTACTACTTCGACCTGAACCGCGAC from Rhodothermus marinus carries:
- a CDS encoding F0F1 ATP synthase subunit epsilon; the protein is MARTLFVEIVAPDRRVFRGEALSVRAPGVEGSFEVLYNHAPMVAAITVGPIFVTTPSGERITFATSGGFVEVLGNTVTILAETAEPASEIDIERARAAEQRALERLQKAQTPEERAEAEAALERARNRLRVAMGQVGQRIHP
- the atpD gene encoding F0F1 ATP synthase subunit beta codes for the protein MEIKTDQAVGRVVQIIGPVVDVEFPEGHLPEIYDALVITLEDGSELVLEVEQHLGENRVRAIAMDSTDGLTRGTPVRNLDRPISVPTGTEIRGRLFNVVGQAIDGLPQPKAEGYRPIHAPAPPFEELATRVEMLETGIKVIDLIQPVMRGGKVGLFGGAGVGKTVLIMELINNIAKAHEGLSVFAGVGERTREGNDLLREMLESKVIRYGEEFLESMKAGGWDLSKVDFEELKKSQATLVFGQMNEPPGARARVALTGLAIAEYFRDLGGRDVLLFIDNIFRFTQAGSEVSALLGRMPSAVGYQPTLATEMGELQERITSTKHGAITSFQAIYVPADDLTDPAPATTFAHLDATTVLSRQLAAQGIYPAVDPLESTSRILDPNIVGEEHYRVAQEVKQILQRYKELQDIIAILGMDELSEEDKLVVHRARRVQRFLSQPFFVAEQFTGIPGKYVKIEDTVRGFRMILDGELDHLPERAFLLRGTIEEVIEAGEKMLKEAEA